Proteins encoded in a region of the Orcinus orca chromosome 8, mOrcOrc1.1, whole genome shotgun sequence genome:
- the LOC101272972 gene encoding caspase-12 isoform X2: MENKVLNRGELQRLGEEVDHIVKRTGDLVYDLIEKMQMAGKIFKDHFFNPKKQLSLRSHLETENDESESTESSSSLTESEDESEKSRDEEKVESAQALALPPTGSTYI; the protein is encoded by the exons ATGGAAAATAAAGTGTTAAATAGGGGTGAGTTACAAAGATTAGGGGAAGAAGTGGACCACATCGTGAAAAGGACTGGAGACCTGGTTTATGATCTCATTGAGAAAATGCAAATGGCAGGCAAAATATTTAAGGACCATTTCTTCAACCCCAAGAAACAACTGAGTTTAA GATCTCATCTGGAAACTGAGAATGATGAATCTGAGAGCACTGAGTCATCTTCTTCTTTGACAG AATCTgaagatgaaagtgaaaaaagTAGAGATGAGGAAAAAGTTGAATCAGCCCAGGCATTGGCTCTCCCTCCAACAG